The following proteins come from a genomic window of Maribacter sp. HTCC2170:
- a CDS encoding exopolysaccharide biosynthesis polyprenyl glycosylphosphotransferase — protein MFFKQGRYSGFITPISYIIDLLVINLFAYFLPINFQNPILFHSYLSLSWIILSFKNEFYQVQRYTKVAFILRKLFTQFAFFFLILYAFIGFFKQPIMSRLALAEYFFYVFVTVFIIKFLNYILLLKYRERIKGNVRNVVVIGKNKSTDQLISVFEERAEFGYQFKRQFCTEDENLNIRECFMYIMKEKIDEIYCSISAISNEELVKFIDFADNNLKTLKFIPDNKNIFTKKLKFEYYDYIPILSLRDIPLHSPINAFIKRTFDILFSLGVIFGLLIWIAPLLAILIRLESKGPIFFIQKRTGIDNREFQCYKFRSMGMNNSADDIQAGKNDMRVTRIGKFIRRTSIDELPQFYNVLFGNMSVVGPRPHMLKHTDEYANKVDKYMLRHFVKPGITGLAQIRGYRGEIEKDSDILNRIKFDIFYIENWSFFLDIKIILQTVLNAISGEEKAY, from the coding sequence ATGTTTTTTAAGCAGGGAAGATATTCCGGTTTTATCACTCCAATTTCGTATATAATAGATTTATTGGTGATTAACTTGTTTGCTTATTTTTTGCCGATCAATTTTCAAAACCCTATACTTTTTCATAGTTACCTAAGTTTATCGTGGATTATTCTTTCATTCAAGAATGAGTTTTATCAAGTTCAACGTTATACTAAAGTAGCCTTTATCTTAAGAAAGTTATTTACCCAATTCGCTTTCTTTTTTCTGATTTTATATGCATTTATCGGGTTTTTTAAGCAACCTATTATGAGTAGGCTTGCCTTGGCCGAGTATTTCTTTTATGTATTCGTGACTGTGTTTATTATAAAATTCCTCAACTATATATTATTATTGAAATATAGAGAGCGCATTAAGGGTAATGTGCGAAACGTCGTGGTTATTGGCAAGAATAAATCAACCGACCAGCTAATCTCTGTGTTTGAGGAACGGGCAGAGTTTGGATACCAATTCAAAAGGCAATTTTGCACGGAGGATGAAAACTTGAACATCCGCGAATGCTTTATGTACATCATGAAAGAAAAAATCGATGAGATTTATTGCTCTATTTCAGCCATATCAAATGAAGAACTGGTAAAGTTTATTGATTTTGCTGATAATAACCTTAAAACCCTCAAGTTTATTCCTGACAATAAAAACATTTTTACGAAAAAGTTGAAATTTGAGTATTATGATTATATTCCAATTTTGTCTTTACGAGATATACCTCTACACAGCCCTATCAATGCTTTCATTAAAAGAACTTTTGATATATTGTTTTCACTGGGAGTTATTTTTGGGCTTTTGATTTGGATTGCACCTTTATTGGCAATCTTAATCCGTTTGGAATCCAAAGGCCCAATTTTTTTCATTCAAAAAAGAACAGGAATCGACAATCGGGAATTTCAATGTTATAAATTCAGGTCTATGGGCATGAACAATTCAGCCGATGATATTCAAGCTGGCAAAAACGACATGAGGGTTACCAGAATAGGTAAATTTATTAGAAGAACGAGCATAGATGAATTGCCACAGTTTTATAATGTTTTGTTCGGAAATATGTCTGTCGTTGGCCCAAGGCCTCATATGCTCAAGCATACAGATGAATATGCCAATAAAGTTGATAAATATATGCTACGGCATTTTGTGAAACCTGGGATTACAGGATTGGCTCAAATTCGGGGTTATCGGGGAGAAATAGAAAAAGACAGTGATATTTTAAATAGAATAAAGTTTGATATTTTTTACATTGAAAACTGGTCCTTCTTTCTAGACATTAAAATTATATTACAAACTGTGTTGAATGCCATTTCAGGAGAAGAGAAGGCATATTGA
- the pssE gene encoding PssE/Cps14G family polysaccharide biosynthesis glycosyltransferase, giving the protein MVFVTLGNQNFQFKRLLTSLEKLKKEGVIKQEILAQVGHTDFESDKIKIKELLSKEEFDQCIDRADFVICHAGTGSIINAIKNNKKVIVAARLAEHNEHIDNHQLEIKSAFEKKGYILGTSNDMSDLSEKIKMINEFIPKEFVSNNKEFNNQLISIIKTL; this is encoded by the coding sequence ATGGTATTTGTAACTTTAGGAAATCAAAATTTCCAATTTAAAAGATTGTTGACCAGCTTAGAGAAGCTAAAGAAAGAGGGTGTTATTAAACAGGAAATATTGGCACAGGTTGGCCATACTGATTTTGAGAGTGACAAAATAAAAATCAAAGAACTTTTGTCAAAAGAAGAGTTTGATCAATGCATTGATAGAGCGGATTTCGTTATTTGCCACGCAGGTACTGGTTCAATAATAAACGCAATAAAGAACAATAAGAAGGTAATCGTGGCAGCTAGGTTGGCGGAACACAATGAACATATTGATAATCATCAATTGGAGATCAAATCGGCTTTTGAGAAGAAGGGTTATATACTTGGAACCAGTAATGACATGAGTGATCTTTCTGAAAAAATTAAAATGATAAATGAATTTATACCAAAGGAGTTTGTTTCAAACAATAAAGAGTTCAACAATCAATTGATTTCTATCATCAAAACATTATAA
- the pssD gene encoding PssD/Cps14F family polysaccharide biosynthesis glycosyltransferase: protein MSGTKRVLLISSVGGHLEQLLGLKGVIDEFETYIVTEKNKSTVNLENKYSSIFFIPYLSRKNLLSFIINFIKGIFISFRYYSKIRPDVIVTTGSGAVLPMCLIGKLFGSKVVFIETFSRIESKTKTGKVAYFFADLFIVQWEELLEIYPKAVYIGHIY, encoded by the coding sequence ATGAGTGGTACCAAAAGGGTTTTGTTGATTTCCAGTGTTGGCGGGCATTTGGAACAACTGTTAGGGTTAAAAGGGGTTATTGATGAATTTGAAACCTATATCGTAACTGAGAAGAACAAATCAACAGTCAATCTAGAAAATAAATATTCCAGTATTTTCTTTATTCCTTATTTGTCCAGAAAAAATCTTTTGAGCTTTATAATCAATTTTATCAAGGGCATTTTTATCTCCTTTAGATATTATTCGAAGATAAGACCGGATGTTATTGTGACCACAGGTTCAGGTGCGGTTTTGCCAATGTGCCTGATTGGAAAATTATTTGGAAGCAAAGTGGTTTTTATTGAGACTTTTTCGAGAATAGAATCCAAGACCAAAACGGGGAAGGTAGCTTATTTTTTTGCTGATTTGTTCATAGTGCAGTGGGAGGAGTTACTTGAAATTTATCCCAAAGCTGTTTATATAGGACATATTTATTGA
- a CDS encoding O-antigen ligase family protein — MSRGEKLYLFSLCVLAFSLCFDPDWSSKSLIFVGIVALFNLKIERELFNSKLLYALLALLVFSLLNIFLVAKRFDESFLILIGLVFFFYFLFLHTSLRPSWHRYLLISFASGVYFVGFINLTVASFEIIDLSANSLYNSWQQYSIIDIQKIYYAFYLNLAYLFIVDELVKSNMKFKVISIVAICAISLLLLWYTGSLSGIGLLMVLSFLIVVYHVIPKYISIVSNVMVVLPLLIFIALTNPTVQNVFSKIDGENSRIRNFNTNKELVSQAPIFGYGLGKEFEIMQAARKPRSWEFKNKYHAHNQYFEFLLGGGVLLVLLFFYFFFMLYERAIKNRGKHLLPIGFCVSIVFVFLIESIFRRHHGVLFFSFFFMLFIHYLKNDNISVTLSKEIE, encoded by the coding sequence ATGTCAAGGGGAGAAAAGCTCTATCTATTTAGTTTATGCGTATTAGCATTTAGCTTATGTTTTGATCCAGATTGGAGCAGTAAATCACTGATTTTTGTCGGAATTGTTGCTCTTTTTAACTTGAAAATAGAAAGAGAATTGTTCAATAGTAAACTTTTGTACGCATTGTTGGCGCTTCTGGTATTCTCCCTATTGAATATTTTTTTAGTTGCCAAGCGTTTTGATGAATCGTTTCTGATTCTTATCGGATTAGTTTTCTTTTTCTATTTTTTGTTTTTACACACAAGCCTTAGACCAAGTTGGCATAGATATTTGTTGATTTCGTTTGCAAGCGGAGTATATTTTGTGGGATTTATAAACTTGACCGTTGCCTCATTTGAAATAATAGATCTTAGTGCAAATTCTCTTTACAATTCCTGGCAGCAGTATTCTATTATAGATATTCAAAAAATATACTATGCCTTTTACCTTAATTTGGCTTATTTGTTTATTGTTGATGAATTGGTAAAGAGTAATATGAAGTTCAAAGTAATTTCGATTGTAGCAATTTGCGCAATATCACTTTTGTTACTCTGGTATACCGGTTCATTAAGTGGAATCGGTTTGTTGATGGTTTTGAGTTTTCTGATTGTGGTTTATCATGTTATACCAAAGTATATCTCGATTGTTTCGAATGTGATGGTTGTATTACCACTTTTGATCTTTATTGCTTTGACAAATCCAACAGTCCAAAATGTCTTTAGTAAGATTGATGGAGAAAATTCTAGAATACGAAACTTTAACACCAATAAGGAATTGGTAAGTCAAGCCCCGATTTTTGGATATGGCCTGGGTAAAGAATTTGAAATAATGCAGGCGGCAAGGAAGCCTAGAAGTTGGGAATTTAAGAATAAGTATCATGCCCATAATCAGTATTTTGAGTTTCTTCTGGGTGGTGGCGTATTATTAGTGTTGCTGTTTTTTTATTTCTTCTTTATGCTGTATGAGCGTGCTATTAAGAATCGAGGAAAGCATCTTTTGCCAATCGGTTTTTGCGTTAGTATTGTTTTTGTATTTTTAATAGAATCTATCTTTAGAAGACATCATGGGGTACTGTTTTTTTCTTTCTTTTTCATGCTTTTTATCCATTACTTAAAAAATGACAATATTAGTGTAACTTTGAGTAAGGAAATAGAATAA
- a CDS encoding lipopolysaccharide biosynthesis protein, with translation MGILKNTGVLLASEFIAKGIAFLLIPLYSFVIAPEDFGKIAILQLFFTGFFLIISFSLKSTFDKYYFDNDGKPVTALFTNLAVLQCISILFGSILYLSLRVSILDLIDIENTAYLDLVFFTSVVAIFFPVVSSYLICVGNVKKIGLISIVISIVRSLFALILVLKMENKILAVLLANFIEQLLGLLISMPYYFKSLKVGLIESTFIKEMGRYSILFFPAILSTFLIKFSDRLMIQLMLGYHSLGIYSMGTRLVNIPGQFISTVNKNFTPQIYQSISEKNRNKFNQLIKFFLIAIFVLLFALILFSKEIFYIIGENYQTSFIIFIILSFSSYINGYNLILQPSMTYFSEFVKYKSIIFMTIGVINIILNIIVIPIYGINGAAIVTAFSYFISIPFSYHYSKKAFSGDYFMKWFFLSSLALIGISIYMIFSANENSKFEFLIRVILYFGISYIFIGKLVNFKDLYVKLMRFLRKKITSK, from the coding sequence ATGGGCATTCTTAAAAATACTGGGGTTCTACTGGCTTCAGAATTCATAGCTAAAGGTATTGCCTTTCTATTGATTCCCCTGTATTCCTTTGTGATAGCACCAGAGGACTTCGGTAAAATTGCAATCTTACAACTCTTTTTCACAGGGTTTTTTTTAATAATTTCATTTTCACTCAAAAGTACTTTTGATAAGTATTACTTTGATAATGATGGAAAGCCAGTGACCGCTTTATTCACCAACCTTGCCGTACTACAATGTATTTCAATACTTTTTGGAAGTATCTTATATCTATCATTAAGGGTCTCCATCCTTGATTTAATTGACATTGAAAATACAGCTTATTTGGATTTGGTTTTTTTTACATCCGTAGTTGCTATTTTTTTCCCAGTAGTTAGCTCTTATTTGATATGTGTTGGTAACGTGAAAAAAATAGGTTTGATTTCTATTGTGATCTCGATAGTAAGGAGTTTATTTGCCTTGATTCTAGTTCTTAAAATGGAAAATAAAATTTTGGCTGTTTTGTTAGCCAATTTTATTGAGCAGTTGTTGGGTCTATTGATTTCCATGCCATATTATTTTAAAAGTTTAAAAGTTGGATTAATAGAAAGCACTTTCATTAAGGAAATGGGTAGGTACTCAATTTTATTCTTCCCGGCGATTTTATCAACTTTTTTAATTAAATTCTCCGATAGACTTATGATTCAATTGATGTTAGGATATCACAGTTTAGGAATATATTCAATGGGGACTAGACTTGTGAATATTCCAGGGCAGTTCATCTCCACGGTAAATAAAAATTTCACCCCTCAGATATATCAGAGTATTAGCGAGAAAAACCGTAATAAATTTAATCAACTAATCAAGTTTTTTCTTATTGCTATTTTTGTTTTATTATTTGCTTTGATTTTATTTTCGAAAGAGATTTTCTACATAATAGGAGAAAATTACCAAACTTCATTTATTATATTTATTATATTATCATTTTCTTCTTATATAAATGGTTATAATTTGATATTGCAACCATCGATGACATATTTTAGTGAATTCGTAAAATACAAATCGATAATATTCATGACCATTGGGGTTATTAATATAATTCTTAACATAATTGTTATACCAATCTATGGCATCAACGGGGCTGCAATAGTTACTGCATTTTCTTATTTTATTTCTATTCCGTTTAGTTACCACTATTCAAAAAAGGCTTTTAGCGGAGATTATTTTATGAAATGGTTTTTCCTTTCAAGCCTCGCGCTCATAGGTATTTCTATCTATATGATTTTTAGTGCAAATGAGAACTCTAAGTTTGAATTTTTGATTAGGGTAATACTCTATTTTGGTATTAGTTATATTTTCATTGGTAAATTGGTGAACTTTAAAGATTTGTATGTAAAATTGATGAGATTTTTACGTAAAAAGATTACATCGAAGTAA
- a CDS encoding cytidylyltransferase domain-containing protein: MNPLIIIPVRGGSKGIPGKNIKKLNGKPLIHYTIEAARKLFKDEVICVSTDSKEIKQVVEQIGLPVPFLRPKELATDSANTYDVLLHALDFYEKKNYFPDVIIFLQATSPFRTSKHISEALELYDKSCDMVVSVKETKANPYYVLFEENHEKWLTKSKKGNFTRRQDCPKVWEYNGAIYIINVNSLKNRSHLSFKKVRKYVMEEQYSLDLDSPMDWLLAERIFEDLD, from the coding sequence ATGAATCCATTGATAATAATACCAGTAAGAGGAGGGTCAAAAGGTATCCCTGGTAAGAACATTAAAAAATTAAATGGAAAGCCTTTAATTCACTATACCATTGAAGCTGCGAGAAAGCTTTTCAAAGATGAGGTTATTTGTGTATCAACGGATTCCAAAGAGATAAAACAAGTGGTAGAACAAATTGGATTACCCGTTCCTTTTCTTAGACCAAAAGAATTGGCTACGGACTCCGCAAACACTTATGACGTTCTTTTGCACGCCTTAGATTTTTATGAAAAGAAAAATTACTTCCCTGATGTGATTATTTTTTTGCAAGCAACATCACCATTCCGTACATCTAAGCATATAAGTGAAGCATTGGAGTTGTATGACAAAAGTTGTGATATGGTTGTTTCGGTCAAGGAAACAAAGGCAAATCCTTATTATGTGCTTTTTGAAGAAAATCATGAAAAGTGGTTGACAAAATCGAAAAAAGGCAATTTCACTAGACGCCAAGATTGTCCCAAAGTATGGGAATATAATGGAGCTATCTATATCATAAATGTCAATTCTCTAAAGAACAGGAGCCATTTAAGTTTTAAAAAAGTAAGAAAATATGTGATGGAGGAACAATACTCATTAGATTTGGACTCTCCTATGGATTGGTTACTCGCCGAAAGAATTTTCGAGGACCTTGATTAG
- the gmd gene encoding GDP-mannose 4,6-dehydratase: MKKKALITGVTGQDGSYLAEFLLEKGYEVHGMVRRASLEQKLRIDHLYKGVDSHELDFHVHYGDMTDSSNIMRLLQQIQPDEVYNLAAQSHVRISFDIPEYTANADAVGSLRILEAIRILGLENKTKYYQASTSELYGKVQEIPQKETTPFYPRSPYGVAKMYSYWLTINYREAYNIYACNGILFNHESPRRGNSFVTKKIAESVAKIKAGKLEKMRLGNLDAKRDWGYAKDYVKAMWLMLQQETAEEFVIATGETHTVREFIEKAFNYIEIDIAWKGTGVDEVGYDSKTNQILVTIDPYYFRPTEVDILIGDATKAKEKLNWEASVKFEELVDIMMEFELSKI; the protein is encoded by the coding sequence GTGAAGAAAAAAGCACTAATTACTGGGGTTACTGGGCAGGACGGAAGTTATTTGGCCGAATTTTTATTGGAAAAAGGATATGAAGTCCATGGCATGGTCAGAAGAGCAAGTTTAGAACAAAAATTAAGGATTGATCATCTTTATAAAGGTGTTGACAGTCATGAACTCGATTTTCATGTTCACTATGGGGACATGACGGATTCTTCTAACATAATGAGATTATTACAACAAATTCAACCAGATGAAGTATATAATCTGGCCGCCCAAAGCCATGTTAGAATATCATTTGATATCCCGGAGTATACGGCCAATGCCGATGCAGTTGGAAGCCTAAGAATTCTTGAGGCAATCCGAATATTGGGGCTTGAAAACAAAACCAAATACTATCAGGCATCGACAAGTGAACTTTACGGAAAGGTTCAAGAGATACCACAAAAAGAAACTACACCCTTTTACCCCAGAAGTCCTTATGGGGTCGCAAAAATGTACTCATATTGGTTAACGATCAATTATAGGGAAGCTTATAACATATATGCTTGTAACGGCATTCTTTTTAATCATGAAAGCCCACGAAGGGGGAATAGTTTTGTCACAAAGAAGATTGCGGAATCTGTCGCTAAAATTAAAGCAGGTAAACTTGAAAAGATGCGTCTTGGAAATTTAGATGCCAAGAGGGATTGGGGGTATGCAAAAGATTATGTGAAGGCAATGTGGTTAATGCTACAACAGGAAACCGCTGAAGAATTTGTGATTGCTACCGGAGAAACTCATACAGTAAGGGAGTTTATTGAGAAGGCTTTTAATTACATAGAGATAGACATTGCTTGGAAAGGAACTGGTGTTGATGAAGTTGGTTATGACAGTAAGACGAATCAAATATTAGTTACTATTGACCCATATTACTTCAGACCTACTGAGGTCGATATTCTTATTGGGGATGCGACTAAGGCCAAAGAAAAATTAAATTGGGAAGCCAGTGTAAAATTTGAGGAATTGGTTGATATTATGATGGAATTTGAACTGTCCAAGATTTAA
- a CDS encoding DegT/DnrJ/EryC1/StrS family aminotransferase, which yields MDTKKIPIYKPYIGENENKIVAECMQSTWISSQGKFIKTFEEKVQEYTKANHAITVSNGTVAIHLAMLALGIGPGDEVITPNFTYVASSNSILYVGATPIFVDIDPFSWNLDPSLIEAKISSRTKAILYTNVYGAPVEYNKLKRIADKHGIYLIEDAAESFGATYEEKMSGTLGDISTFSFFGNKTITTGEGGMVLTPHKKLADKIRKLKNQGNSDTIRYYHDVLGYNYRMTNIQAAIGVAQLGKIDDILELKRQLQRNYEEGLKDLVSFQRLPENSTSSYWMCSILFKSIDERENIINALEKANIETRPFFTPIDELPFYNKVEDCPHTKEVAARGMNLPSFPALKKNEQDRIIEIIRNNIK from the coding sequence ATGGACACTAAAAAAATTCCAATATATAAACCCTATATAGGGGAAAACGAGAATAAAATCGTTGCAGAATGTATGCAATCTACTTGGATATCTAGTCAGGGAAAGTTTATAAAGACTTTTGAAGAGAAAGTTCAGGAATATACTAAAGCAAATCATGCTATTACAGTTAGTAACGGTACCGTAGCGATTCATTTGGCTATGTTGGCTTTAGGCATTGGACCTGGAGACGAAGTAATCACTCCGAACTTTACTTATGTAGCTTCTTCAAACTCGATTTTGTATGTAGGTGCAACCCCTATTTTTGTCGATATTGATCCTTTCAGCTGGAATTTGGATCCATCTCTAATTGAGGCAAAAATATCCTCAAGGACAAAAGCCATCCTGTATACTAACGTATATGGGGCTCCTGTCGAATACAATAAGCTTAAAAGAATTGCCGACAAGCATGGAATCTATCTTATTGAGGATGCAGCAGAATCTTTCGGGGCTACTTATGAGGAGAAGATGTCAGGAACATTAGGTGATATTTCTACTTTTTCCTTCTTTGGAAACAAAACCATAACAACAGGAGAAGGAGGTATGGTATTGACCCCTCATAAGAAACTGGCAGATAAAATCAGAAAGCTGAAAAACCAAGGCAATTCAGATACCATTCGGTATTATCATGATGTTCTCGGATATAATTATAGGATGACTAATATTCAGGCTGCAATTGGTGTGGCCCAGCTTGGCAAAATTGATGATATACTGGAACTAAAAAGGCAGCTACAACGAAATTATGAGGAGGGGCTTAAAGATTTGGTGAGTTTCCAGAGGTTGCCAGAAAATTCCACCTCTTCATATTGGATGTGTTCAATTTTGTTTAAATCAATTGATGAAAGGGAAAACATCATAAATGCCCTGGAAAAAGCGAATATAGAGACAAGGCCTTTTTTTACTCCTATAGACGAACTGCCTTTTTATAACAAAGTCGAAGATTGCCCGCATACCAAGGAAGTTGCGGCAAGGGGAATGAATTTACCCAGTTTTCCTGCATTGAAGAAGAATGAACAAGATAGAATAATAGAAATAATCAGAAATAATATTAAATAG
- a CDS encoding GNAT family N-acetyltransferase, with amino-acid sequence MGLGLDVLQISQKNTSELVSFIKNLGDEQESFRYFKSRDVKALENHVFTFLLLLDKTPIGYGHLDAEDNIIWLGIVVKKEYQGKGFAKEIMLVLIDKAKELGLDSIQLSVDNDNVRALALYKRFGFEVVSENEGYSILRKEISRNQQKAMTIGISTLAFHKNSREEIVDQARENNWTIEFSSSFPFQEDMVDFFIGTDIKRLAHNYFPAPKEPFVINLASANEEIRKCSIEHCIQGLQLSKKCGAKFFSAHAGFCIDPDPYELGKQLDVNVSIDRDLNWKLFLDSVQIILSEAERLNLTFLIENNVTAKFNLRDDGQEVLFCSRAEEMIKFVKEISSNRFGLLLDTAHLKVSSQALNFNMEDAVDKITPFVKYLHHSDNDGERDTNESISTNYWFLSKMRNFEDCIHILEVKNIDTVQIKNQLNLLEIHGH; translated from the coding sequence ATGGGATTAGGTCTGGATGTATTACAAATTTCTCAGAAAAATACTAGTGAGTTGGTGTCCTTTATCAAAAACCTAGGTGATGAGCAAGAATCTTTCAGGTATTTTAAGAGTAGGGATGTAAAGGCATTGGAAAACCATGTTTTTACTTTCCTTTTATTACTTGATAAAACCCCTATTGGTTATGGACATTTAGACGCGGAAGATAACATTATTTGGTTAGGAATTGTAGTAAAAAAAGAGTATCAGGGTAAAGGATTCGCAAAAGAAATAATGCTGGTCTTAATAGATAAAGCTAAGGAACTAGGGTTAGATAGTATACAGTTGTCGGTAGATAATGACAATGTAAGGGCATTAGCTTTATATAAGCGTTTTGGATTCGAAGTAGTTTCAGAGAATGAGGGATATTCCATTTTGAGAAAAGAAATATCCCGTAATCAACAAAAAGCTATGACCATTGGTATAAGTACACTAGCATTTCATAAAAACAGTAGGGAAGAGATTGTTGACCAGGCTAGGGAAAATAACTGGACGATTGAATTTAGTTCAAGCTTTCCCTTTCAGGAGGACATGGTCGATTTTTTTATTGGGACAGATATTAAACGTCTTGCTCATAATTATTTTCCTGCCCCTAAGGAGCCATTTGTCATTAATCTTGCCAGTGCCAATGAAGAAATACGTAAGTGTTCAATTGAACATTGTATCCAAGGTCTTCAATTATCAAAAAAGTGTGGAGCGAAATTTTTTTCAGCTCATGCAGGATTTTGCATTGATCCGGATCCTTATGAATTGGGAAAACAATTAGATGTGAATGTGTCTATTGATCGTGATTTAAATTGGAAATTGTTTTTGGATTCGGTTCAAATTATCCTTTCGGAGGCTGAACGTTTGAATCTTACATTTTTGATAGAAAATAATGTAACAGCCAAATTTAATCTTCGTGATGATGGGCAGGAGGTACTTTTTTGTTCTAGGGCAGAGGAAATGATAAAATTTGTAAAGGAAATATCTTCTAATAGATTTGGATTACTTTTGGATACGGCACATTTGAAAGTATCTTCGCAGGCATTGAATTTTAATATGGAAGATGCGGTTGATAAAATAACACCATTTGTGAAATATTTACACCATAGTGATAATGACGGCGAAAGAGATACCAATGAATCAATATCAACTAACTACTGGTTTCTATCTAAGATGAGGAATTTTGAAGACTGCATTCATATTTTGGAGGTGAAAAATATTGATACAGTTCAAATTAAAAATCAATTAAATTTGCTGGAGATTCATGGACACTAA
- the neuB gene encoding N-acetylneuraminate synthase: MKSIKIEDFLISKESPCFIIAEAGVNHNGKLEMALELVRKAKEIGVDCVKFQTFTAESVITKKAPKANYQLEVTDPAESQFEMLKKLELSGDDYIKIIEECNKQNITFLSTPYNEEDADFLNKLGVSAFKIASGQIVELAFLEHVAKFGKPIILSSGMATLAEVYEAVMTIREAGNNQMAILQCTTNYPSQNEDANIRAMISMGNSLDLIYGYSDHIEENYACFAAVALGAKVIEKHFTLDRNLPGPDHKASLNVLEFGSLIEGIRKTETALGSPIKRPSLKEIQNTKGMRRSIVLNSPIKKGETITMGNMAFKRPATGIAPKRKKDLIGKKAAVDIDLDVPLKENMILWD, encoded by the coding sequence ATGAAATCTATTAAAATAGAAGATTTTTTAATTAGCAAGGAGAGCCCTTGTTTTATAATTGCAGAGGCAGGTGTGAATCACAATGGGAAACTTGAGATGGCGTTGGAGCTTGTTAGGAAAGCTAAGGAAATAGGCGTGGATTGCGTAAAGTTTCAAACATTTACTGCTGAAAGTGTTATCACGAAAAAGGCACCAAAAGCCAACTATCAGTTAGAGGTGACTGATCCAGCAGAAAGTCAGTTTGAAATGTTAAAAAAGCTGGAATTGTCTGGTGATGATTATATAAAAATAATTGAAGAGTGCAACAAGCAGAATATTACCTTCCTTTCTACACCTTACAACGAAGAAGATGCAGATTTTCTTAATAAACTTGGAGTTTCTGCCTTTAAAATAGCTTCTGGACAAATAGTGGAACTTGCCTTTCTTGAGCATGTTGCCAAATTTGGCAAACCAATAATTTTGTCATCCGGGATGGCTACATTGGCCGAAGTTTATGAGGCAGTAATGACTATTAGAGAAGCTGGAAACAATCAGATGGCCATATTGCAATGTACCACCAATTATCCTTCCCAAAATGAGGATGCTAATATCAGGGCGATGATTTCCATGGGCAATTCTCTTGATTTGATTTATGGTTATTCGGATCATATTGAAGAAAATTATGCTTGTTTTGCAGCTGTGGCATTAGGTGCAAAAGTTATTGAAAAGCATTTTACCCTTGACAGGAATTTACCAGGCCCGGACCATAAAGCCTCTTTGAATGTTTTGGAATTCGGGTCTTTGATTGAAGGAATTCGAAAAACGGAAACCGCCTTGGGCAGTCCAATAAAAAGGCCTTCCCTAAAAGAGATTCAAAATACAAAGGGGATGCGAAGGAGTATTGTACTTAATAGTCCGATTAAGAAAGGTGAAACCATTACTATGGGGAACATGGCTTTTAAAAGGCCAGCCACAGGAATTGCCCCAAAAAGAAAAAAGGATTTGATTGGCAAAAAGGCCGCAGTGGATATAGATTTGGACGTGCCCCTTAAAGAAAACATGATTTTATGGGATTAG